TTTTGGTAGAAAAGGAGCAAGATTTACCACAAACGTCGAGTTGAATACGCATCAAAAATCGTATCAGCACTCAGTATATGAATATTTTCTACTAAAGCTTGTGCAATTAAAAGTCGGTCGAATGGGTCACGGTGATGCAGAGGTAGCGTGGCAACAATAGCAACATGGCTAACTTTTATATCGAGTAAACTGAAGTCGTTGAGACTAAGTTGCTGTGTAATAAATATTTCAAATGGCAGATTAAACGCAAGCTTTCCTATACTCTGTTTAATTGCTATTTCCCAAAGACTGGCTATACTCAGTAAAATTTGATTATTTTCGTCATTAATTAAGGCTAACACTGTATTACTAAGTTTTGAATTATCCGTCACATACCAAATAAAAGTATGTGTATCTAGCAGTAGTTTCATCACATATAGTCTTGGAAATCTTCTAGTGGTGCATCAAAGTCATCAGAGATTGTGATTAAACCTTTTGCGCTTCCAGGTTGACGGCGGCGTTTAACTGGCAACACAGGAGTTAACTTTACCACAGGTTGATTATCTTTAATGATGATGATTTCCTCACCCTTGAGTGCTGCTTCAATTAAGTCAGGCAAATGTAGAGATGCTTCAGCTAGAGAAATTTGCTGCATATATTTTATGATAATTTCAAAACTGGGAATTGTTTATCGGCATCAAAAATGTAAAATTATTTCAACCCTTGCTTAGTTGGTTGCCAACCTTGCTCCAAAGCTAGCAAGATAACTGAACGTACTAGAGAAGGAATAATCAATTGATAAGGAAATATCGCAGTCAGCCGTTGTTCTGTCTGAGGTTTACTTACGACAGTTAGCTTGATGTAACCGCTATCGCGTGAAACAGTCCAACAGTAGGCTATATTATTCACCGCAATTTGGCTTGTTACCTTTTCTAACTATGCCATCAAACTATTTACCTTTTTTATAGGATAACTTAAGGCGATCGCTATTTGCCCATCGCTAACTTTAAGGAAACCAATTTAACCAAGCATCCCAATTTTCCACTATTTTGGCAAATTCTGCATAACCTCTTGCTCTAGGATGAGCGCCATCATTAGCTCTTGCTTCATCTATCCAGATACTTGATTTTTCTAATATCGGAAAAACATCTAAATATGGGATATTTAATTCATTACAAACCAAATGAAACTGTTTAGATAAATCACTAGTTCTCTGTTTTCTCTGGAGGTCTTCCTGTTCTGCATACGGTGCAGGCCCTACCATCAATACAGAATATAACTGTTGAGCTTCACTGAGAATTTTACGCGTATTATTGATTGAATCTGTGAAATCTACACGAGTTTTACCATTTTCCACTCTTGTATCATTCAATCCGAAAGAGAACACAACTCTACCTTCGTATTCTTTAGGTAGCCGAACTGATACTTCCTGTAACCAACGCTTCGCTATATCAGTACTCGTATCTCGCCTAATTCCTAAATTATAGTAGGTGATGTCATAACCTTTTTTATTAGCATTAACACATACTCTTCCTGCCCATCCAAGACATTCTGGATCTCCAGTACCATTGACAAATGAATCACCAACAAAGCAAATTCTGATTTCTGAGAAATGTGCTGAATTCATTTAAATTATCTTGTCTTAAAAATAACGTGGGTTCGGCGAGTGCTATGTTGACCCCTCCCCTAGGAGGCTATAGTGTACACACAAGTCTTGATAATCACACCTAAAACTTAATTTCGTTGCCCTAGCCCTAAAATTAGTGGGATAAATAGAGTTTCCAGTTGCCCAAAATTTGGGTATTTACGGGACTAAAAGAGTTGAAACCTTTGCAGTCTATACTTGTGTGTACACGGTAGCCCCTAGCAGGGAAGGGGCTGGGGGTTAGGTCTTTCTAGAACTCAACTGCAAACATATATATATTTACAATAAAGTGTTTTATAACTTATCTTTCACAACAGAGCATAAAAATTCTCCATTCCCCACTCCCTACTCCCCACTTGAGGTTACAAATAAATGCCGTGGTTCGTAAAAATTGAAGAAGGCAAAGTAGATAAACCCACCTTTGACCAATATGTAGCTGCTCATAAAGCCTACGTTCAAGACTTGATTGATAAAGGACACAAGGCGCGAACTGGCTATTGGGCAGAGCAAAGAGGTGGAATGCTACTGTTTGAGGCAGCCTCAAAGGATGAAGCAGAAGCAATTGTGGCTCGCGATCCATTGGTAGAAAACGGTTGCGTCAACTATCAGCTTTACGAATGGAAAATTGTATTGGAATAACACACAGTCACGGACTTTTAATGCTATACTATTAACAGACCTGGATCTATGCGACTGCAACGCCTAAACCTTGTCAGAACCGGAAGGTGGCAGCAACACGGGATGCTTGTAGTAGGCTTAGTCTCCGGGTCGCCCTATTTCTAGGAGCGTTCAGCAGCAATGCCTGGTTTTGGAGATATTGTTCAAAAAGCTTTTTACCTCGGTGTTGGATTAGCTTCTTACGCAGGTGAGAAAGCAGGGGGAAAATTAGCCCAAGTGCGATCGCAAGTCCAAAAACTGGCAGATGAAATGGTGGCAAAGGGCGAAATGAACACAGAAGAAGCCCGCCGCTTCGTCGAAGAGATGATGAAGCAAGCCCAACAAGCCCCAGCATCTGAAGAAACCCCTGACAAAAAGCCTTCTTCTGAACCTCGTCGCATCGAAATCTTAGAGGAAGATGAAGAACCAACCGTCAAAGAGGTATCTAATGATGGGAATGTTGATGACTTGCGTGATCAAGTGTTAGAACTGCAAAACGAGTTAAAACGTCTGCAAACAGACAAATAAAAAGCAATTTTTTACCTAGAGTGTCGGCAGTAAGCGGCACTTTGGCATAGCGTTAAAGAGTAAAAGTTGATAACATACATTGCTTAGGGTGTACTCTAGTGCTTTAAGCCAGTTAGCACTAGGCGTCCTGTTTATAGCTAGTAGGGGCGTCAAGTTTATGGAACAATGGCAAAAAGATTTAATGGACATTGTAGAAACAGTAGCTGAAGAAGTAGAGCGATTCTTCCTCGGAATGACTGAAGTCGTAGATACGTTTATTGAACTAACAGAAGAATTTACAGAGCAAGTACAAAGTACTTTTGTTGCTGAGGTTGACCAGTATTTAAACGATTTACATGATCTGGCTGAACCGATTATGGAAGTCTACTGGGAACTGGAAGATGTTGTAGGAGATGTAGATCCAGGTTTTCCTTATTCCGTTGAAGCCACAAGAGAAAAAAATCCTGCTTGCATCGGTTGTAGTAACTACCACGGGCAAGTTTATGGTGGTAACTTATTAGTTTGTGGAATGCACCCTCATGGATGGGATGATCAGAATTGTCCTGACTGGGAGGAGTAGGGGACAAGGGGGGAGTTGACAGTTGACAGTTGACAGTTGACAGTTGACAGAGGGGACTAATGACAAATGACAAATAACAAATGACAAATGACTACTGATAAATTACCTGAAACTGTAACTCAAGCTGACCAAGAAATGAAATATGGCGAACGCAACATTGCGGAAGGAGAATTAATTACCTTTCCGAATCCGCGTGTTGGTAGACGTTATAATATCGATATTAGTTTGCCAGAATTTACCTGTAAATGTCCGTTTTCTGGTTATCCAGACTTTGCGACAATTTATATTAGCTATGTACCAGATGAGCGAGTAGTGGAACTAAAAGCGCTAAAGCTTTACATTAATAGTTATCGCGATCGCTATATTTCTCACGAAGAATCTGCCAATCAAATTCTAGATGATTTTGTTGCGGCTTGTGACCCTTTAGAAGTCACGGTGAAAGCAGATTTTACTCCCCGTGGTAATGTTCATACAGTGGTTGAAGTAACTCATCAAAAGTAGAGAATTGATTTCTTGAGTCTTTACTAATGCAAGTTTTCCTTTACCCAACTTCTGAAAGCTCTAATTGCTTGACTTCTCCCAACGGTGCTGCCAACTAATATTCTGAAGCAACATTTGTTGCCCTGGCTTGACAATAATTTGTTGCAGTTCTAAAAGCATATACTCTAAAAGAGTAGTAAATTAGCTATACTTAGTGTCTTAGTGTCTTTGTGGTTCAAGATTTTTTTAAACACCAAGACACCAAAACACTAAGAAAAATTGTTGATATGATATTTTAAGCTTTAATTGAAATCTCTTTTTCTTCAGTCTTAGGTTGTGAAGTTAGACGATCTAAAATATCTAAAACTTCTTGTTCAAAGGCAACTTGGGCGCGATTGGTTTTACCACCAAAATATAAGCGATCGCCTTTTTGCAATGCCCAAATTTGGGAGTGAGAAAAGTAACTCATCACCACACCTAACATCAGCAAAGCAAAGCCTGAGTAAACAATGGGTATACCTGGATCAGCTTTAATTTGTAAACCAGTGCTACCGATAACATCAAGAATTTTTAAAGTCACACCGTTGACTTGGATGGACATTCCAGCCCGCACAGTATTAACAAGCTTACCAGTGGCATCGTAAATTAACACCATACCTTGCAAGTCTTTGGCTAACAGCGAAACTCCTGCACTCAAATCCGGTTTAGTAGGAATCCAAGTCCCCCAAATCCGCCCTTTGCCGTTGGTGTTTAATGGAGCCATCGGGAGTTGAAAAATCGGGCTGTTGTTAATGCGGACGCGAACAGCTGAGAGTCCCCAATCTGTCTGATAGAAAGTTACGCCATGATAACGCAGAGGTTGATTAACAAAAATTTTCTTGTGATCAACTTCTTGCCCCTGCTTATCCAATACAGACATATCCGAGTAAAATTGGTCAATTTCACCCGATGGAGTGTAATCAATCCAAAAACGATTAACTCGCACAGACCAATCTTTGGGAACTTGGTTTGCAGCCCAAGGGCCAGCATCAATAATATTTTTTACTTGAAATGTGTTGCCACTGGGAACCATTTCTTGGGCAATAAAACCCGTCATTGCTCCCCAAATTCCCCCCAATAGAATCGCGACGATACCTATGTGAACAATAATTGGGCCGATGCGTCCAACTATTCCCTTGCGGGCGTAAAGGATATCGTCTTTTTCTTGTTTTTCTTGAAAAATCTTATAGCGACGATTCCGCAATATTTGGTTTAAGGATTCAACAGAACCAGTATCTAGTTCTGCACTCAAAGCTAATTTTTGAAATTGCCGGGGTTCTTTGTAATAATTCCAACGACGGGCGGCTTTTAAAGCTGGTAACTGACGGGTAAAAGAGCAAGCAGTTAAGCTAGTGCCAAATAGAATCAGTAATGACAAGAACCACCAAGTCCGATATACATGGTCTAAGCCAACTACCTGAATTACCTTCCAAGTTAAGAAACCAAACAAGGCGGGATGTTCTGGGTAATTTGCTTGGTAGAATCCGGGTGACTGTCCTTGCTCAATTACAGTACCAGTGGCGCTGAAGATAGCGATTAACAGCAGTAGTGCGATCGCTAATCGTAAATTTGTCAGTATAGGTAAAAGTTCCTGCCGCAAGAACTGCCCAGGTACTGACCACCACCTTAATTCTTTGGATGCTGAATCTTCTAAAGTCATGGTTTAAAAACTGCCAAGGGGAATCCGAGAAATTAAGGAAAATACGCCAAATCCTACTAATAGCGCTCCGCTGACTGGGTTAATCCAACCAGACCAACGACGCAACTCTAGCAATTTCTTAATTGATGCAGTAAAACTACCTGCCAAAATCAACGGTGCTACATATCCTGCTGCGTAAGCAAGTAGCAAAACCGCGCCTAAAATGAAGTCTTGCGTATTCGCAACCCAACCTAGCAAGCTGGCTAAAACAGGTGTGCTACAAGGGGACGCAACTAAGCCGAAAGTCAATCCAATCAGGTAGGAACGGACTCCGGGTGGTAAATCTTTAGAAATCCAATTAGTTTCGCCCAAAGATGGAAATTGTAGGGGTAGTGCTTCTAGTAGGTTTAGCCCCATCAAAATAGCAATGATGCTCACGATAATTGGCAAACCAATTCCCACCTGACCGTAGACTTTTCCTACCAAAACTGCTACGATTCCTAGTCCTGTGAGTGTAGTTGCCAATCCCAAAGCGAACCAAGTTGATTGGGCAGCTGCTTGCAAGCGGCTTTTTGCTTCATAACCGCCAATATAGCCAATTGTAATTGGCAGCATGGAAAGCATACAGGGCGTGAGGCTCGTGAGCAAGCCAGCTGCAAAGATGATGCCAACACTCAACAGACTCAGGTGTGTGAGTTGGTTAGCAACAAGGGTGTTGGCAAAGTATTCTAGTTGGTAAAGTCGGGTTTGCAGAGTCTCCAGCATGGGGTATTTCTGAGCGGGAAATGCTTGATCTGCTTGAATTTTAGCTTACTTTGAGCTTCTGGGTTGGAGCGATCGCCCCAGGGGTATTTCACAAGATTGGGGATTGACTCGTTATTCAGCACTATTTCGACGATTAAATACTGAAGCAATCATTGTAAACAAATCTAAATTACAACTATATAGAAATTAGAAGATTTTTGACAAGTAGAGTATTCTATTTTTCATCGACACACTGCAAAATTGATACTAACCAAATATGTCTAACATAAATCATTCCGAAATCTCGCATGAGATACAGCCTACAGAGGCGCTACTGCAAATGATTGTTAGTCCTTGGGTTTCGCGATCAATTTATGTTGCAGCTGAACTAGGTATTGCTGATTTACTCAAAGATGGTTCGCAAAGTTGTGGAGAATTGGCGAAGGTAACAGGTGTTGATGAGCGATCGCTCTACCGATTATTACGCGCTCTTGCTAGTGTTGGTGTATTCGCCGAAAGCCAACCGGGTTGCTTTGAATTGACACCTCTAGCGGAATGTCTTCAGTCTAATAGAAAAGACTCACTACGCGGTTACGCTATCAAGTCAGGTCAAGTCTGGGATTTGCAACCTTGGGGTCATCTGCTTGAATGTATAAAAACTGGCAAACCTGTCTTTGAAAATCTCTTTGGTGTGGATATCTTTGAGTATCTGAGTGAGCATCCCGAAGCAGCTAAAATTTATGACCAGTCGATGACCAGTTTTTCCGCTAAAAGGATTGCTGCAATTACTGCTGAATATGATTTTTCGGCAATTAATACCTTAGTTGAAGTAGGAGGTGGACGTGGTAGCCTTCTTGCCTCTATTCTCAAAGCTAATTTGACAATGAAAGGTGTTCTCTGCGATGTACCTCATGTTATCGAAGGTGCAAAGCAACTCATTGCAGGGGAGGGACTTTCCCAACGCTGTGAACTTGTGGCGGGAGATTTCTTTGAGTCAGTGCCTAGTGGTGGTGATGCTTACTTGCTCAAGCATATTATTCACGACTGGGATGATGAACGCGCTCTTCAAATTCTCCAGAATTGCCGCCGTGTGATGCAGCCGAATACAAAGCTTTTAGTAATTGAAATGGTGATTCCAAAAGGAAACGAGCCATTCTTCGGTAAACTCTTAGACTTGCAAGTAATGCTTAATTATCCAGGTGGTTGCGAACGCACTGAAGCTGAGTATCAAGACCTTTTTGAAGCCGCAGGTTTCAATTTGACAAATATTGTATCGACATCAACACCATTGAGTGTAATTGAGGGTGTACCTGCCAAGAGCGATCGCATCTCTGTTTTTTGAGAACCAGAAATTGGTAAAATTATACATTCTTTCTCAGCAATAGTATGCAAGAACAAGAATTTTACCGCGCTGATCCGTTAGCTCGCTGGTTGATTGATAAATGTCATTTGAAACCTGTGAGTTTAGCACTGTTGTCAATTCTAGTTTCATCTGCTATTTACCTATTCGTTGCTGCGGTAACTAAAACGTTAGTCTTGCCAGAGAAAGATAAGTATTTAGGATTACTCCAAGATTGGTTTGCATGGGTCTGGATCTGCTTGCTCAATCCTGTAATATTTGGCTACTACCTATGGTCATTTAAAGCGATTTACCGCCTAATTGTTTACCTGGAAAAATCAGATATTGTTGATATTTCCGAGACAAAAATTAAAACTGTATTGTTGCATTATAAACAGCCGTGGCGCAAATTCTTAGCTTTGGCAGCAGCAGTCAGCTACGGAATATGGTATTTCTTTGTGCAGCAAAATGTTCACAACTGGACAGGATCTGATGGAAAACTGCCAGCCCTAACAGGTGCAATTAACGGTGTTGCAATATTTTACACTGGAACTATATTAGTTCTCACCTTGATAACTAATGTTCAGGTACTGCATGAACTACTAGGCAATAAGCAACTCAAAATTAATCCTCTGCATCCTGATCGCTGTGGTGGATTAAGTCCGTTGAGCCAATATTCTCTAAATACAGCTTACCTAGTTGCTATATTTGGCATGATGATTACCTTGAGTAATTATCAATTTATAACTGAAGGAATAGTAAAGCAATATTGGTACTTTAATATTACACTTCTGCTATATATTCCCATATCAATAGTGTGCTTTTTTGGCCCTTTACTTGCTGCACGCAGAGGGATGAAAAGAGTAAAAGAAGAATTACTCAGCGAGATTGCAAAACATTTTCATGAAAATTATGTTCATATTCATACAAGTTTAAATAGCGATGTGGAAATTTTGAAGAAAGAAACTGCCAAACTGCAAGAATTACGTTCTCTATACACATTGACTAATGAATTTCCTGTATGGCCTTTTGATGTCATCACCTTCCGTCAGTACTTGCTATCTGTTCTCACGCCCCTTATTCCATTACTAATTAAGTTAGGAGAATACTTACTTAAGATGCGGTTTAAGTAAAAATAAAATTAGTGTAAGGTAGGCAGTGTATTACAAGCAGTACGGTAGTCATTTATAAAGTAAAAACAAAATTAATGTAGTGGCACAACACTGCTAATTTTGTACATAAAACAGCAAGACAATTTTCTTTTCTCTCTCTGTGTTCTCTGTGCCTCTGCGGTTTGTTAATCCACTATTTTAATTCGATCGCGCTAGTATAGTGTGTTAACAGTAACAGGTGCGTGATAGCAAAGCCATAACACACCCTACTAGCGCTTTTCGTGGGAATGGAATTTACAATAAACTCTAGAACCTATACCCCACAAAAAATAATAAATTATCCGAAAGCATCGCTGAATAATGACTGTAGATGTTGAGTACATTATTAATAGATATTAATAGATGCAGTATTGCAGATGAGATATTAATATATGCAGTATTTATTTAGAGTTAACTTAAGAGCCGCGAGTAGTCAATCAATCATTAACTAAATAAGTAGCAAATTCTACTGATAAATATTTAGTTTTAATTTTTGATGCAGAGAATAGAATACATAGACTTCCTGGCTCTGGCTATTTCTAATTCATCTATACCTGCTTTCTGTTAATGCAGTTTAGAGGCTAGGACAAAATTAAAGTTATGAACAAAAGTTTTGCAACCATCGACGGGAATGAAGCTGTTGCCCGTGTTGCTTACAAATTAAATGAAGTGATTGCTATTTATCCCATCACCCCCTCGTCAGCGATGGGTGAATGGGCTGATGCTTGGTCAGCTGAGGGTCGTCCCAATCTCTGGGGTACTGTTCCTAGCGTTGTCCAGATGCAGAGTGAAGGCGGGGCGGCGGGTGCAGTGCATGGGGCATTGCAAACAGGTTCCTTGAGTACCACATTCACGGCATCTCAGGGACTATTGTTGATGATACCCAATCTCTACAAAATCGCTGGGGAATTGACTAGCGCTGTGGTTCACGTTGCTGCACGCTCCCTAGCTACCCACGCTTTATCAATTTTCGGTGACCATAGCGACGTTATGGCAGCACGCGCTACTGGCTTTGCGCTGCTGTGTTCCGCTTCGGTGCAGGAAAGCCAAGACTTTGCGCTTATCGCCCATGCTGCTACTTTAGAGGCGCGAGTCTCGTTTATGCACTTCTTTGATGGTTTCCGCACATCTCATGAAGTACAGAAAGTAAAACTGCTAACAGACGGCGATTTGCGATCGCTCATTCATGATCACTTAATATTCGCCCACCGCAACAGGGCGTTGACCCCAGACCGTCCAGTGTTACGGGGTACAGCCCAAAACCCTGATGTTTACTTCCAATCCCGTGAAGGTGCTAACCCTTACTACAACGATTGTCCCGAAATTGTCCAGCAGATTATGGATAAATTTGGCGAAGTTACGGGAAGGTATTATCAAATCTATGAATATTACGGCGCGAGTGATGCCGATCGCGTCATTGTGATCATGGGTTCCGGCTGTGAAACAGTACATGAAACGGTAGATTATCTCAACGCCCGTGGAGAAAAAGTCGGTGTGCTGAAAGTCAGACTTTACCGTCCCTTTGATGTGCAAAGGTTTATAAAAGTACTTCCAGCTAGTGTACAGGCGATCGCTGTTCTCGACCGCACCAAAGAACCAGGTAGCGCCGGGGAACCATTGTATTTAGATGTGGTAGCTGCTATCCATGAGGCGGGGGATGATCGGGGAAGTGGGAGAGTTTCCCCCACCCCTCAAGTTGTTGGTGGTCGTTATGGTCTTTCCTCCAAGGAATTTACCCCTGCGATGGTAAAGGGCATCTTCGACAACCTCACCCAAGCTAAACCG
This region of Nostoc sp. UHCC 0302 genomic DNA includes:
- a CDS encoding type II toxin-antitoxin system VapC family toxin; the protein is MKLLLDTHTFIWYVTDNSKLSNTVLALINDENNQILLSIASLWEIAIKQSIGKLAFNLPFEIFITQQLSLNDFSLLDIKVSHVAIVATLPLHHRDPFDRLLIAQALVENIHILSADTIFDAYSTRRLW
- a CDS encoding cytochrome c biogenesis protein CcdA — encoded protein: MLETLQTRLYQLEYFANTLVANQLTHLSLLSVGIIFAAGLLTSLTPCMLSMLPITIGYIGGYEAKSRLQAAAQSTWFALGLATTLTGLGIVAVLVGKVYGQVGIGLPIIVSIIAILMGLNLLEALPLQFPSLGETNWISKDLPPGVRSYLIGLTFGLVASPCSTPVLASLLGWVANTQDFILGAVLLLAYAAGYVAPLILAGSFTASIKKLLELRRWSGWINPVSGALLVGFGVFSLISRIPLGSF
- a CDS encoding cytochrome c biogenesis protein, whose protein sequence is MTLEDSASKELRWWSVPGQFLRQELLPILTNLRLAIALLLLIAIFSATGTVIEQGQSPGFYQANYPEHPALFGFLTWKVIQVVGLDHVYRTWWFLSLLILFGTSLTACSFTRQLPALKAARRWNYYKEPRQFQKLALSAELDTGSVESLNQILRNRRYKIFQEKQEKDDILYARKGIVGRIGPIIVHIGIVAILLGGIWGAMTGFIAQEMVPSGNTFQVKNIIDAGPWAANQVPKDWSVRVNRFWIDYTPSGEIDQFYSDMSVLDKQGQEVDHKKIFVNQPLRYHGVTFYQTDWGLSAVRVRINNSPIFQLPMAPLNTNGKGRIWGTWIPTKPDLSAGVSLLAKDLQGMVLIYDATGKLVNTVRAGMSIQVNGVTLKILDVIGSTGLQIKADPGIPIVYSGFALLMLGVVMSYFSHSQIWALQKGDRLYFGGKTNRAQVAFEQEVLDILDRLTSQPKTEEKEISIKA
- the queF gene encoding preQ(1) synthase; translation: MTTDKLPETVTQADQEMKYGERNIAEGELITFPNPRVGRRYNIDISLPEFTCKCPFSGYPDFATIYISYVPDERVVELKALKLYINSYRDRYISHEESANQILDDFVAACDPLEVTVKADFTPRGNVHTVVEVTHQK
- a CDS encoding GDSL-type esterase/lipase family protein, producing the protein MNSAHFSEIRICFVGDSFVNGTGDPECLGWAGRVCVNANKKGYDITYYNLGIRRDTSTDIAKRWLQEVSVRLPKEYEGRVVFSFGLNDTRVENGKTRVDFTDSINNTRKILSEAQQLYSVLMVGPAPYAEQEDLQRKQRTSDLSKQFHLVCNELNIPYLDVFPILEKSSIWIDEARANDGAHPRARGYAEFAKIVENWDAWLNWFP
- a CDS encoding phasin family protein; this encodes MPGFGDIVQKAFYLGVGLASYAGEKAGGKLAQVRSQVQKLADEMVAKGEMNTEEARRFVEEMMKQAQQAPASEETPDKKPSSEPRRIEILEEDEEPTVKEVSNDGNVDDLRDQVLELQNELKRLQTDK
- a CDS encoding DUF2281 domain-containing protein, which gives rise to MQQISLAEASLHLPDLIEAALKGEEIIIIKDNQPVVKLTPVLPVKRRRQPGSAKGLITISDDFDAPLEDFQDYM
- a CDS encoding YciI family protein, whose amino-acid sequence is MPWFVKIEEGKVDKPTFDQYVAAHKAYVQDLIDKGHKARTGYWAEQRGGMLLFEAASKDEAEAIVARDPLVENGCVNYQLYEWKIVLE
- a CDS encoding methyltransferase, with product MSNINHSEISHEIQPTEALLQMIVSPWVSRSIYVAAELGIADLLKDGSQSCGELAKVTGVDERSLYRLLRALASVGVFAESQPGCFELTPLAECLQSNRKDSLRGYAIKSGQVWDLQPWGHLLECIKTGKPVFENLFGVDIFEYLSEHPEAAKIYDQSMTSFSAKRIAAITAEYDFSAINTLVEVGGGRGSLLASILKANLTMKGVLCDVPHVIEGAKQLIAGEGLSQRCELVAGDFFESVPSGGDAYLLKHIIHDWDDERALQILQNCRRVMQPNTKLLVIEMVIPKGNEPFFGKLLDLQVMLNYPGGCERTEAEYQDLFEAAGFNLTNIVSTSTPLSVIEGVPAKSDRISVF